A genomic region of Vibrio ziniensis contains the following coding sequences:
- a CDS encoding oligogalacturonate-specific porin KdgM family protein, which produces MKKVLTSAILMALASSTVVYAADFDIREEYNPSHGEKNPDYQHKYRIAFNNRLSNGIGFGVEAKYLSPTGQSFLQDFQTAGTQANISYAWKFADDFTLTPQLKIETNDTYKLSQQANLTLAYKFSRDFSASVRYRYNYDTWAEEDTKGNDTGAKNYSEHYNQFSVAASYKGIEDLALSTAVDYRIKRSRLDNGVEKNTVDEDNKGINEINFKAEYSGFDSGLSPYAEYGLYPSSKDTSVKDSWRPYYRVGLKYKF; this is translated from the coding sequence ATGAAAAAAGTCCTTACCTCTGCAATTCTGATGGCTCTTGCATCTTCTACAGTGGTTTACGCTGCTGATTTCGATATTCGTGAAGAGTACAACCCTAGTCACGGTGAAAAGAACCCAGATTACCAACATAAATATCGTATCGCTTTCAACAACCGTCTAAGTAACGGTATCGGTTTCGGTGTTGAAGCTAAATATCTTTCTCCTACTGGCCAAAGTTTCCTGCAAGATTTTCAAACAGCAGGTACTCAAGCAAACATCAGCTATGCATGGAAATTCGCTGACGACTTTACTTTAACTCCTCAGCTAAAAATTGAAACCAACGATACATATAAACTGTCACAACAAGCTAACTTAACACTAGCTTATAAGTTTAGCCGTGATTTTAGTGCGTCTGTTCGTTACCGTTACAACTATGACACTTGGGCTGAAGAAGATACAAAGGGTAATGATACAGGTGCAAAAAATTACAGTGAACACTACAACCAGTTCTCAGTTGCAGCTAGCTACAAAGGTATTGAAGATTTAGCACTAAGCACTGCTGTTGATTACCGAATCAAGCGTTCTCGTTTAGATAATGGCGTAGAAAAAAACACTGTTGATGAAGATAACAAAGGTATCAACGAAATTAACTTCAAAGCAGAATACTCAGGCTTTGATAGCGGCTTATCTCCATATGCAGAATACGGTCTATATCCATCATCAAAAGATACAAGTGTTAAGGATAGCTGGCGTCCATACTACCGTGTAGGTCTCAAATACAAGTTCTAA
- a CDS encoding carbohydrate ABC transporter permease, which produces MYENRKLGLAYLSPYIIGLIMFTAFPFISSFVMSFTDYDMMTSPEFIGIENYRYMLTEDDTFWKSMSVTFLYVFLTIPVKLAFALGIAFILNFKLRGIGFFRTAYYIPSILGSSIAIAVLWRALFAIDGVLNGALGFIGIDPINWLGEPAFALFSITLLRAWQFGSAMVIFLAALQNVPQSQYEAAMIDGASKWQMFMKVTVPLITPVIFFNFIMQTTQAFQEFTAPYVITGGGPMKSTYLISLYIYETAFKFFDMGYGSALAWALFIVVAIFTSITFRSSKYWVFYSGDKGGRS; this is translated from the coding sequence ATGTATGAAAATCGTAAGCTTGGATTAGCGTACTTATCTCCCTATATCATAGGGTTGATAATGTTTACCGCTTTTCCGTTCATTTCATCATTCGTGATGAGCTTTACCGATTATGACATGATGACTTCACCAGAATTCATCGGTATTGAAAACTATCGGTACATGCTCACAGAAGATGATACTTTTTGGAAATCAATGAGCGTTACATTCTTGTACGTTTTCTTGACCATTCCAGTAAAACTAGCATTTGCACTTGGCATCGCGTTTATCCTTAACTTCAAGTTAAGAGGTATTGGCTTCTTCCGTACTGCCTATTATATCCCTTCAATTCTGGGTAGTAGTATTGCAATCGCGGTACTTTGGCGCGCTCTATTTGCTATTGATGGTGTACTAAACGGTGCTTTAGGCTTTATTGGTATCGATCCTATCAACTGGTTAGGTGAACCTGCATTCGCGCTATTCTCTATTACATTATTGCGTGCGTGGCAATTTGGTTCTGCGATGGTTATCTTCCTAGCAGCACTACAAAACGTACCACAATCTCAGTATGAAGCTGCGATGATCGACGGTGCAAGTAAATGGCAAATGTTTATGAAAGTAACTGTGCCACTAATTACACCAGTTATCTTCTTTAACTTCATTATGCAAACAACTCAGGCATTCCAAGAGTTTACAGCTCCTTACGTAATCACTGGTGGCGGCCCAATGAAGTCTACTTACCTGATCTCTCTATATATCTATGAGACGGCGTTTAAGTTCTTTGATATGGGTTACGGCAGCGCATTGGCATGGGCACTATTTATCGTAGTTGCAATCTTTACGTCAATCACATTCCGTTCGTCGAAGTACTGGGTGTTCTACTCAGGTGATAAGGGAGGCAGATCATAA
- a CDS encoding carbohydrate ABC transporter permease, with amino-acid sequence MTTAISETSVSNVENERTIRREKINAAIRYIVLIAVGFLMLYPLLWMFTAAMKPNHEIFSSMSLIPSEWSLEGFINGWKTGTEFTFGHYIINTFLYVLPKVILTVISSTIVAYAFARFEIPFKKFWFATLIASILLPQSVLLIPQYIMFREMGLLDSYLPLYLPLAFATQGFFVFMLVQFLRGVPTDMEEAAMIDGCNSFQVLWHVVVPVIRPAIISVALFQFMWSVNDFLGPLIYVSSVEKYPIALALKMSIDVTEGAKWNEILAMASIAIIPSIVVFFMSQKYFIEGAASSGIKG; translated from the coding sequence ATGACAACTGCAATTTCAGAGACTTCTGTTTCTAACGTAGAAAATGAGCGCACGATTCGTCGTGAAAAGATTAACGCAGCAATTCGTTACATCGTATTGATTGCTGTAGGTTTCCTAATGCTTTACCCACTATTGTGGATGTTTACTGCAGCAATGAAACCAAACCATGAAATCTTCTCTTCTATGAGCTTAATTCCAAGTGAGTGGAGTTTAGAAGGTTTCATTAACGGTTGGAAAACCGGTACTGAATTTACGTTTGGTCACTACATTATCAATACATTCTTGTATGTATTACCAAAAGTTATTCTTACTGTAATTTCTTCAACTATTGTTGCATACGCGTTTGCGCGTTTTGAAATTCCGTTTAAGAAGTTCTGGTTTGCTACGCTAATCGCAAGCATCCTGCTTCCACAATCTGTACTACTTATTCCGCAATACATCATGTTCCGCGAAATGGGTTTACTTGATAGTTATCTACCATTGTACTTGCCATTGGCATTTGCAACACAAGGTTTCTTCGTATTCATGTTGGTTCAGTTCCTACGTGGTGTACCAACTGATATGGAAGAAGCTGCAATGATTGATGGTTGTAACTCGTTCCAAGTGCTATGGCACGTAGTGGTTCCTGTTATCCGCCCAGCAATCATCTCTGTTGCACTGTTCCAGTTCATGTGGTCAGTAAACGATTTCTTAGGTCCACTTATCTACGTATCAAGTGTAGAGAAGTACCCAATCGCACTTGCTTTGAAAATGTCAATCGACGTTACAGAAGGCGCGAAGTGGAATGAAATCCTAGCAATGGCATCTATCGCTATCATCCCGTCAATCGTCGTGTTCTTCATGTCTCAGAAGTACTTTATCGAAGGCGCAGCTAGCAGCGGTATTAAAGGTTAA
- a CDS encoding ABC transporter ATP-binding protein, whose protein sequence is MAEVKFNKLEKVYSNGFKAVHGIDLTIKDGEFLVIVGPSGCAKSTTLRMLAGLETISGGEITIGGTVVNNLAPKDRGIAMVFQNYALYPHMTVEENLGFGLKLQKLPKEEIEARVKEAAEILEIEELLDRLPRQLSGGQAQRVAVGRAIVKKPEVFLFDEPLSNLDAKLRASMRVRISDLHRHLKQSGNPATAVYVTHDQTEAMTMGDRICVMKLGEIMQVDTPTELYNSPVNMFVAGFIGAPEMNLLDVELTDENGQMFVSLGGQRLVLPEAKTQAVRGNGYDKTVFGIRPDNITLSLADDENVQTIVGDVVRMENMGHEVFVYFRVGDKELTARVPVDDVRTKLDMKLQKDVKFAVEMSKVHIFDKKTEKNISLLK, encoded by the coding sequence ATGGCAGAAGTTAAATTTAATAAACTAGAGAAAGTTTATTCAAACGGTTTTAAAGCAGTACACGGTATCGATCTAACAATCAAAGATGGTGAGTTCCTAGTAATCGTAGGCCCATCAGGTTGTGCAAAATCCACTACGCTACGTATGTTAGCGGGTCTAGAAACAATCAGCGGTGGTGAAATCACTATCGGTGGTACAGTAGTGAATAACTTGGCACCAAAAGATCGCGGCATCGCGATGGTATTCCAGAACTACGCGCTATACCCACACATGACAGTAGAAGAGAACCTAGGTTTTGGTTTGAAACTGCAAAAGCTTCCAAAAGAAGAAATTGAAGCACGCGTTAAAGAAGCTGCTGAAATTCTTGAAATTGAAGAGCTACTGGATCGTCTACCACGTCAGCTTTCTGGTGGTCAGGCTCAGCGTGTAGCGGTAGGTCGTGCAATCGTTAAGAAACCAGAAGTGTTCCTATTCGATGAACCTCTATCAAACTTGGATGCAAAATTACGTGCATCGATGCGTGTTCGTATTTCTGATCTACACCGTCACCTTAAGCAGTCTGGTAACCCAGCAACGGCTGTTTACGTAACGCACGACCAAACAGAAGCGATGACAATGGGCGACCGTATCTGTGTAATGAAACTTGGCGAAATCATGCAAGTTGATACACCTACTGAGCTATACAACAGCCCAGTGAATATGTTCGTAGCTGGCTTCATCGGCGCGCCAGAAATGAACCTACTTGACGTAGAGCTAACAGATGAAAATGGCCAGATGTTTGTTTCTCTAGGTGGCCAACGTCTAGTTCTTCCTGAAGCGAAAACGCAAGCAGTACGTGGCAACGGTTACGACAAGACTGTGTTCGGTATTCGTCCAGACAATATTACTCTTTCTCTCGCTGATGATGAAAATGTTCAAACTATCGTTGGTGATGTTGTTCGTATGGAGAACATGGGTCATGAAGTATTTGTTTACTTCCGTGTTGGTGATAAAGAGCTAACTGCACGTGTACCTGTTGACGATGTTCGCACTAAGTTAGACATGAAACTACAGAAAGATGTGAAGTTTGCTGTTGAAATGAGCAAAGTGCATATTTTCGATAAGAAAACAGAGAAAAATATTTCTCTACTAAAATAA
- a CDS encoding ABC transporter substrate-binding protein has protein sequence MNQKVLTTLIAAAIGATSASAFADVELRMSWWGGNDRHQSTLQALKKFEEKYPGIKVKAEYTGWDGHTSRMTTQVAGNTEPDVMQTNYNWLPLFSKNGDGFYDMNQQKDALHMAAFPKSALDMTTIGGKVNGLPVSMTSRVFYFNKTMFEKAGVEYPENWDQLMAAGKAFEKNLGADYYPLVIESRDVFAMNRSLMIQTMGKDIIDAEKVVLNYDQKEMEKFFQLYVDQVKSHVFPSTKEFASYGKGNLYEMRPWIDGRFGGLYMWDTAVGKYAANLDPSMTLELAPYPMAPGATDSGLLARPSMMFSMGRNTKHPEEAAKLINFLMNDPDGVKILGLSRGIPLSSEGLQALHDANAIDQNGLGYLGYLQGQSLPKVILPTTYTDNAQLMELYGEVMEKLDYGQTDVKSAASDFIRRGNRILKRIN, from the coding sequence ATGAATCAAAAGGTATTGACTACACTTATCGCTGCTGCAATTGGTGCTACGTCTGCTTCAGCATTTGCTGATGTAGAACTACGTATGTCTTGGTGGGGTGGTAATGACCGTCACCAATCTACACTGCAAGCATTGAAAAAGTTTGAAGAGAAGTACCCTGGTATTAAAGTTAAAGCTGAATACACGGGTTGGGATGGTCACACTTCACGTATGACTACTCAGGTAGCAGGTAACACTGAACCAGATGTAATGCAAACTAACTACAACTGGCTACCTCTATTCTCTAAGAATGGTGACGGCTTTTACGATATGAACCAGCAGAAAGATGCTCTTCATATGGCTGCGTTCCCTAAATCTGCACTAGATATGACTACTATCGGCGGAAAAGTGAATGGTCTTCCAGTAAGTATGACTTCTCGCGTGTTCTACTTTAACAAGACAATGTTCGAAAAAGCAGGAGTTGAATACCCAGAAAACTGGGATCAGCTAATGGCTGCTGGTAAAGCATTCGAGAAGAATCTTGGTGCTGATTACTACCCGCTAGTTATCGAATCTCGTGACGTGTTCGCTATGAACCGTTCACTCATGATTCAAACTATGGGCAAAGACATTATCGACGCTGAGAAAGTTGTTCTAAACTACGATCAAAAAGAGATGGAAAAATTCTTCCAACTTTACGTAGATCAAGTTAAGAGCCACGTATTCCCATCAACGAAAGAGTTCGCGTCATACGGTAAAGGTAACCTTTACGAAATGCGTCCTTGGATTGATGGTCGCTTCGGTGGTCTATACATGTGGGATACAGCCGTTGGTAAATACGCCGCTAACCTAGATCCTTCAATGACTCTAGAACTAGCTCCATACCCAATGGCACCAGGCGCAACTGACTCTGGTCTACTTGCTCGTCCATCAATGATGTTCTCTATGGGGCGTAATACTAAGCACCCTGAAGAAGCTGCGAAGCTGATCAACTTCCTGATGAACGATCCTGATGGTGTTAAGATCCTAGGCTTATCTCGTGGTATTCCTCTAAGCTCAGAAGGTCTGCAAGCTCTACATGATGCTAACGCAATTGACCAAAACGGCTTGGGTTACCTAGGTTACCTACAAGGTCAATCACTACCTAAAGTAATTCTTCCAACAACTTACACTGATAACGCTCAGCTAATGGAGCTATATGGTGAAGTCATGGAAAAACTAGATTACGGTCAAACAGATGTTAAATCTGCAGCGTCTGACTTTATCCGTCGCGGTAACCGTATCCTTAAACGTATTAACTAA
- a CDS encoding pectate lyase, with translation MSESRVSLLPIINRFYQQSLELGKSSHSPLIADGINIKTLKPVEWIYPDGHHVPMSNFASQQNLMRGFLALSMLTGNNLYLHEAQNITEYFLDNYADKASGLLQWGGHRFVNLENGDIEGPASKECVHELKHHFPFYDLLFQMQPEATENFLKGFWAAHVTDWEKLDLTRHGEYGKECPDDLFKLHQPKEVVDPKKWPELPETVGLTFVNASTDLIYAACHYYRYTGDEDALKWAKHLYRQFVAARHPETHMPVYQFSSPKQREPIPEDDRITYSWFGDRARRQFGPEFGKIALEANVLFRDCWAVVVDNPLAMLSCVQNLNDEEWLNWVIEGIVGYFSHAWDTETNEVLPMWTDGTDLTGFSFKRHGYYGDMGTTLARRPADPAYLLTLIRASRASSDSQVKELAAKMFERFGLGSLDAETLVPSSVAKDTSIASTYLLFALLELFQHSDDKRLLTLADCVAQNLIHQHYHKESGLFVEDLSQEHARLDDPIAYALLALEAAYAGVYDDIPQMISTGGYLHGDRNINGEIKVVYDRDVIYGQPHNEMAMVAR, from the coding sequence ATGTCTGAGTCTCGAGTTTCTCTACTTCCCATCATCAACCGTTTCTATCAACAGTCTTTAGAGCTTGGAAAATCCTCTCATAGCCCTTTAATTGCCGATGGTATTAATATTAAAACGCTAAAGCCAGTTGAATGGATTTACCCAGATGGACACCATGTCCCGATGAGTAATTTCGCCAGTCAGCAGAACTTAATGCGTGGTTTTCTTGCACTGAGTATGTTAACCGGTAATAACTTGTATTTGCATGAAGCGCAGAATATTACGGAATACTTTTTAGATAACTATGCTGACAAAGCAAGTGGGTTACTTCAGTGGGGCGGACATCGTTTTGTCAATTTGGAAAATGGTGATATTGAAGGGCCTGCAAGTAAAGAGTGTGTGCACGAGCTTAAGCATCACTTCCCGTTTTATGATTTGCTATTCCAAATGCAGCCAGAAGCAACAGAAAACTTTTTAAAAGGTTTTTGGGCTGCGCACGTAACGGATTGGGAAAAGTTAGACTTAACTCGCCATGGTGAATACGGTAAAGAGTGTCCTGATGACCTATTTAAATTGCATCAGCCAAAAGAAGTGGTTGATCCTAAAAAATGGCCAGAGTTACCAGAAACTGTTGGCCTAACTTTTGTTAATGCTTCCACGGACTTAATTTATGCAGCTTGTCATTACTACCGTTACACAGGTGATGAAGACGCTCTAAAGTGGGCGAAACACCTTTATCGTCAGTTTGTTGCTGCTCGCCATCCAGAAACTCATATGCCAGTGTATCAGTTCTCTTCACCGAAACAGCGTGAGCCAATTCCGGAAGATGACCGAATTACTTATTCTTGGTTTGGTGATCGCGCTAGACGCCAATTTGGCCCTGAGTTTGGAAAGATCGCATTAGAGGCTAATGTTCTGTTCCGTGACTGCTGGGCTGTTGTCGTAGATAACCCACTAGCAATGCTTTCTTGTGTACAAAACTTGAATGACGAAGAATGGCTTAACTGGGTTATTGAAGGTATCGTTGGCTATTTTTCTCACGCATGGGATACAGAAACTAACGAAGTACTTCCAATGTGGACTGATGGTACAGATTTAACGGGTTTCTCATTCAAACGTCATGGTTATTATGGTGACATGGGTACAACGTTAGCTCGTCGTCCGGCGGATCCAGCATACCTTTTAACACTGATTCGAGCTTCACGAGCAAGTTCTGATTCCCAAGTGAAAGAATTAGCGGCGAAGATGTTTGAACGTTTTGGGCTTGGCTCACTAGATGCAGAAACACTGGTACCTTCATCTGTGGCTAAAGACACATCTATTGCGTCTACCTATCTGTTATTTGCTCTACTGGAACTATTCCAACATAGTGACGATAAACGTCTTCTTACTTTGGCTGATTGTGTAGCTCAGAACTTAATTCATCAGCACTACCACAAAGAGAGCGGACTGTTTGTTGAAGATCTTTCTCAAGAGCACGCACGTTTAGATGATCCAATTGCATATGCTTTGTTGGCATTAGAAGCCGCGTATGCAGGTGTATATGATGATATTCCTCAGATGATTTCAACTGGTGGTTATTTACATGGTGATCGCAACATTAACGGTGAAATAAAAGTGGTATATGACCGAGATGTGATATATGGTCAGCCACACAATGAAATGGCTATGGTTGCGCGTTAA
- a CDS encoding EmmdR/YeeO family multidrug/toxin efflux MATE transporter, with product MSNSSSEPGPTEKMTRGPLFPKLSLKVRYRHKVLLKRNVWPFTWPIILELSCVVLMGIISTVLVARLGADKTAAVGLTDGITWIIISVMTAVALGGSVVVAQSFGRGDRASALSAAGQVMVLGLLVALVSMFSIFLFSDSMLYIVAYGAEEEVIALSDKYLNLVALSYPALAITLVGSGILRAVGNSRLPAMSNIVMNLLNILFSYPLIYGMHGFMGIEWQGFGMVGAGLGITLARWAGAAIILLCLTRNSTFIVSFRQYFSGFEKKILFDILGVGVPASVESLMFNLGKLITQIMVAGLGTVAMAGNVITFSLLLLLNIPGNALAMTSTVLVGKRLGQNRPKAAFQEMQLIFWTATIVLCLFSAVFVPLSPYMAAWYTDEADVVEVILNLVFINAIMMPAWAASWVLPAAFKGAKDAKFAMYISIASMWGGRIVLGYILGIYFEFGIYGIWSGMFADWWIRGSIFYFRMMRLGWLKSYLKVKVASASIK from the coding sequence ATGTCAAACTCTTCTTCGGAGCCTGGACCCACAGAGAAAATGACTCGTGGGCCTTTGTTTCCAAAGTTATCTTTAAAAGTTCGTTATCGTCATAAAGTTTTATTAAAACGTAATGTTTGGCCATTTACTTGGCCAATTATATTGGAACTCTCCTGCGTGGTACTGATGGGAATCATCAGTACTGTACTTGTTGCACGTCTTGGTGCGGATAAAACCGCCGCTGTTGGTTTAACTGATGGTATTACGTGGATCATCATATCCGTGATGACTGCCGTTGCACTTGGTGGATCAGTTGTTGTTGCTCAATCATTTGGACGAGGTGATAGGGCATCTGCATTGTCCGCTGCCGGGCAGGTGATGGTGCTAGGGTTGCTTGTAGCCCTTGTATCTATGTTCTCTATTTTCCTTTTCTCTGACTCAATGCTCTATATCGTTGCTTATGGTGCGGAAGAAGAGGTAATTGCCTTGAGTGACAAATATTTAAATCTTGTCGCGTTAAGCTATCCTGCCTTGGCGATAACTCTGGTAGGGAGTGGCATTCTTCGCGCTGTTGGTAACTCTCGATTGCCAGCTATGTCTAACATCGTTATGAACCTGCTAAACATCCTGTTCAGTTATCCACTGATTTATGGCATGCATGGATTTATGGGTATTGAATGGCAAGGCTTTGGGATGGTTGGTGCTGGGCTAGGAATAACATTAGCTCGCTGGGCAGGTGCCGCGATTATCTTGCTTTGTCTAACTCGAAACAGTACTTTTATTGTTAGCTTCCGTCAGTACTTCTCTGGTTTCGAAAAGAAAATACTGTTTGATATTTTAGGTGTCGGTGTGCCGGCGAGTGTTGAGTCTTTAATGTTCAACTTGGGTAAACTTATCACCCAAATTATGGTCGCAGGTTTAGGAACAGTAGCAATGGCAGGCAACGTCATTACGTTTTCTTTGTTATTACTACTTAATATTCCCGGTAACGCACTGGCGATGACTTCGACAGTATTGGTGGGGAAAAGGTTAGGGCAAAATAGGCCTAAAGCTGCTTTTCAGGAAATGCAGCTTATATTTTGGACTGCTACCATCGTTTTGTGCTTGTTTTCCGCCGTATTTGTACCTCTGTCACCTTATATGGCTGCTTGGTACACAGATGAAGCGGATGTTGTTGAAGTAATACTCAATCTGGTATTTATCAACGCGATAATGATGCCTGCTTGGGCAGCCTCATGGGTATTACCCGCTGCGTTTAAAGGTGCCAAAGACGCCAAGTTTGCCATGTACATTTCGATTGCTAGCATGTGGGGTGGGCGTATTGTCCTTGGCTACATATTGGGGATTTATTTTGAATTTGGTATTTATGGTATCTGGTCGGGTATGTTTGCCGACTGGTGGATACGTGGATCTATCTTCTATTTTAGGATGATGAGACTTGGATGGCTGAAAAGCTATCTAAAAGTAAAAGTCGCTTCAGCATCAATCAAGTAA
- a CDS encoding alpha/beta hydrolase — translation MESSQKFDSLAQLDLTNNIYQYWPSAVCEENTTASVWHRDPLDLSSNRLIAGVSSPELMVFTPEESNGIGIVVFPGGSYQRLSIDNEGRDIGNTFTKFGYTVFVATYRMPGEGHSYGSETSLADAQRAVRWVRVNREKWNIEQVGILGFSAGGHLAGQLATRFNTTVYDALDNTDTLSAKPDFCGLIYPVVTMDTEFGHKGSAIELLGSDITEETLQRYSIEKCVHAKMAPCFLVHSSDDDSVPVENSIVLWQALRSQQVPVEMHLFNEGGHGFGITKVKDKPAHQWPTLFHKWVSYILKI, via the coding sequence ATGGAGTCTAGTCAAAAATTTGATTCACTAGCACAGCTGGATCTAACCAACAATATTTACCAATATTGGCCCTCTGCGGTTTGTGAAGAAAATACAACTGCATCGGTTTGGCATCGAGATCCTCTAGATCTCTCTTCAAACAGACTTATTGCTGGCGTATCTTCGCCAGAACTCATGGTGTTTACACCCGAAGAGTCTAACGGTATTGGTATCGTTGTCTTTCCCGGTGGTAGTTACCAAAGATTATCGATTGATAATGAAGGGCGTGATATAGGCAACACCTTCACAAAGTTTGGCTATACCGTTTTTGTCGCAACTTACCGTATGCCTGGAGAAGGTCATAGCTACGGCTCAGAAACATCATTAGCCGATGCTCAACGTGCTGTACGTTGGGTTCGAGTAAATCGCGAGAAATGGAACATCGAACAGGTAGGAATATTAGGCTTTTCAGCCGGTGGACACCTCGCAGGTCAATTGGCTACGCGTTTTAATACCACTGTCTATGACGCTTTGGATAATACCGACACACTTTCTGCTAAACCAGACTTTTGCGGTCTAATATATCCGGTGGTCACTATGGATACTGAGTTCGGCCATAAAGGTTCTGCGATTGAGTTACTAGGTTCAGATATCACTGAAGAAACATTACAACGTTACTCGATTGAGAAATGTGTACACGCAAAAATGGCACCATGTTTTCTAGTACATTCCAGCGATGACGACTCAGTACCAGTAGAAAACAGCATAGTGCTCTGGCAAGCATTACGTTCGCAACAAGTTCCCGTAGAAATGCACTTGTTCAACGAAGGTGGACACGGATTTGGCATTACAAAAGTGAAAGATAAGCCTGCACATCAATGGCCTACTCTATTCCATAAATGGGTCAGCTATATTTTAAAGATCTAG
- a CDS encoding cupin domain-containing protein — translation MFVYNKDVKLEDLGNGISRKILAYSENIMSVEVYFEKGAVGTLHNHPHEQLTYVLSGEFEFTIGDEKKIVKAGDALYKEPNVMHGCVCLEKGVLLDNFTPMRKDFVA, via the coding sequence ATGTTCGTATACAACAAAGACGTGAAATTAGAAGATCTAGGCAATGGTATTTCTCGCAAAATCCTTGCATACAGCGAAAACATTATGAGCGTAGAAGTTTACTTCGAAAAAGGTGCTGTTGGTACTCTACACAACCACCCACATGAGCAGCTAACTTACGTTCTTTCTGGCGAATTTGAGTTCACTATCGGTGACGAAAAGAAAATCGTAAAAGCGGGTGATGCACTATACAAAGAGCCAAACGTAATGCACGGCTGTGTATGTTTAGAAAAAGGCGTTCTTCTAGATAACTTCACGCCAATGCGTAAAGACTTCGTCGCTTAA
- a CDS encoding YgjV family protein codes for MEFSFAQALGFVSFALGISAFYQKDDRKLKIIMLIFNINHLIHFFLLGSMTSTLSAALSAARTGTSIYTSSKYVAAIFVVLGLGLGLSITDHWWDMWPILGTVIGTYAVFMLKGIIMRIAFLTGGICWLINNIIVGSIGGTMLEATLICVNLLTIYRLVSDKKKTAIPSEAI; via the coding sequence ATGGAATTTTCGTTTGCTCAGGCTTTAGGTTTTGTCAGTTTTGCTTTAGGTATTTCTGCTTTTTATCAGAAAGATGATCGTAAATTGAAAATAATCATGTTGATTTTTAACATCAATCATTTGATTCATTTCTTTTTACTCGGTTCCATGACGTCGACATTAAGTGCGGCGTTATCAGCGGCTAGAACGGGGACATCCATTTATACGTCTTCAAAATATGTCGCTGCTATATTTGTAGTCTTAGGCCTTGGTTTAGGCTTGAGTATTACTGACCATTGGTGGGACATGTGGCCTATCCTTGGGACAGTTATCGGTACATACGCTGTATTTATGCTTAAAGGTATAATCATGCGTATCGCCTTCTTAACTGGAGGCATTTGTTGGTTGATTAACAACATAATCGTCGGATCGATTGGCGGGACAATGCTGGAAGCAACGTTAATTTGTGTTAACTTGCTTACCATTTATCGCTTAGTCAGCGATAAAAAGAAAACTGCAATTCCATCAGAAGCAATATAA